A part of Anabas testudineus chromosome 7, fAnaTes1.2, whole genome shotgun sequence genomic DNA contains:
- the ptk6b gene encoding protein-tyrosine kinase 6b, with product MDESVRRACPCLETLWQRIFSDKKASPDGTATAADGVGGGGDGGSEESRRGPGSVQQDKLPESGSVYTAMWAFEGRHEDELSFLEGDLFSVISRSGDWWTARRIDGNGRVLDTGIVPSNYLARAESLAMQPWYFGTMNRFEAQCNLLGPGNEDGAFLIRHSDKGNIGYVLSVKSGNRVRHFKILQTNENTFYVEHSHHFSSLIDLVEHYCANNLNNISRLGNSCKRIKPNTSDLSHFTVDEWELPKEEFTLEEELGSGYFADVYRGRWKNRINVAIKIIKSDSELNHREFHREVQILKSLRHRHLICLFAVCTASAPYYIITELMEKGSLLHFLRGPEGQHQEISSLIDMGAQVADGMSYLEEQKSIHRDLAARNVLVGEHYICKVADFGLARVIKEPFYITEDKKIPYKWSAPEAISHGRFSNKSDVWSFGVLLYEIITYGSVPYPALSNQEVYQQVTNGYRMPPPTKCPNFLYKIMLQCWSAEPEDRPDFKFLKVKLDSSYELD from the exons ATGGATGAGTCTGTGCGCAGAGCCTGCCCCTGTCTGGAAACACTATGGCAGAGGATTTTCAGCGACAAGAAGGCTTCTCCTGACGGAACAGCGACAGCAGCAGATGGTGTTGGTGGAGGTGGAGACGGCGGCAGTGAGGAGAGCCGACGGGGCCCGGGGTCTGTGCAGCAGGACAAACTGCCCGAGAGCGGCTCCGTCTACACGGCGATGTGGGCGTTTGAAGGCCGACACGAGGACGAGCTGTCGTTCCTGGAGGGGGATCTGTTCAGCGTGATCAGCCGCAGCGGGGACTGGTGGACCGCACGACGCATCGACGGGAACGGGCGCGTCCTGGACACCGGGATCGTGCCCAGTAACTACCTGGCCCGGGCCGAATCTCTGGCAATGCAACC ATGGTATTTTGGGACAATGAATCGCTTTGAGGCCCAGTGTAACCTGCTGGGTCCAGGAAATGAAGATGGAGCTTTCCTTATCCGACACAGTGACAAGGGCAACATTGGATATGTTCTTTCAG TGAAGTCCGGCAATCGGGTGCGGCATTTTAAAATCCTCCAAACAAATGAGAATACTTTCTACGTGGAGCACAGCCACCACTTCAGCTCTCTGATTGACCTGGTGGAGCACTACTGCGCCAACAACCTGAACAACATCAGCAGACTGGGAAACTCCTGCAAGAGG aTCAAACCCAACACCTCTGATTTAAGTCATTTTACCGTGGATGAGTGGGAACTCCCCAAAGAAGAGTTCAccctggaggaggagctgggcAGCGGTTACTTTGCTGATGTTTACCGGGGCCGGTGGAAGAACCGGATTAATGTTGCCATCAAGATCATCAAAAGTG ACTCAGAGTTGAACCACCGTGAGTTTCATAGGGAAGTCCAGATCCTGAAGAGTCTTCGTCATCGTCATCTGATCTGTCTGTTTGCTGTCTGCACGGCCTCAGCACCTTACTACATCATCACTGAGCTGATGGAGAAAGGCAGCCTGCTCCACTTCCTCAGAG GTCCAGAGGGGCAACATCAAGAAATCTCCTCCCTCATCGACATGGGAGCCCAGGTGGCTGATGGGATGTCGTACCTGGAGGAACAGAAGAGCATCCACAGAGATTTGGCAGCTCGAAACGTCCTGGTGGGAGAACACTACATCTGCAAGGTGGCCGACTTCGGACTGGCCAGGGTGATCAAG GAGCCATTCTACATCACAGAAGATAAAAAGATTCCCTACAAATGGAGCGCTCCTGAGGCCATCAGCCATGGAAGGTTCTCCAACAAGTCAGACGTTTGGTCTTTTGGTGTCTTGCTCTACGAGATTATCACCTATGGAAGTGTTCCATACCCAG CCCTTAGCAACCAAGAGGTGTACCAGCAGGTTACCAATGGATACAGGATGCCACCTCCAACCAAATGTCCCAACTTTCTCTACAAAATCATGCTGCAGTGTTGGAGCGCAGAGCCAGAAGACAGACCCGACTTCAAGTTCCTCAAGGTTAAACTGGACAGCAGCTACGAGTTGGATTGA